The DNA region CCACCCCTGGGCGATCTACGCCGTGGTCGGTCTGGCCATCGCGTACAGCACCTTCCGGCGCCGCCGGAGGCAGACGATCAGCGCCGTCTTCGAGCCGCTCATCGGGGCCCGGCACGCCCATGGCGGTCTCGGCCGGCTGATCGACATCCTCGCCATCTTCGCGACACTCTTCGGCTCCGCCGCGTCACTGGGCCTCGGCGCCCTCCAGATCGGCAGCGGCTTCCACGAGCTGCACTGGAAGGAGAAGACCGGCACCGGCCTCCTGGTCCTGATCATCGCCGTGCTGACCGTGGCCTTCGTCGCCTCGGCGATCTCCGGTGTCGAGAAGGGCATCCAGTGGCTCTCCAACACCAACATGGTGCTCGCCCTGATCCTCTCCGTCTTCGTCTTCATCGCGGGCCCCACCATCATCGTGCTCGACCTGCTGCCCACGTCGATCGCCGCCTACTTCGGCAACCTGGCCCAGCTCGCCGGACGTACCGAAGCCACCGGCAAGGGCGACGTCGCCGAGTGGCTCGGCAACTGGACCGTCTTCTACTGGGCCTGGTGGATCTCCTGGACGCCCTTCGTCGGCATGTTCATCGCCCGGATCAGCCGCGGCCGGACGATCCGCCAGTTCATCGGCGGAGTCATCCTGGTCCCCAGCGCCGTCAGCCTGGTCTGGTTCTCGGTCTTCGGCGGCACGGCGATCAATCTGCAGGAGGCCGGAAAGCTCGGCAACGCCGTCACCCAGGAGGCGCAGCTCTTCGGAGTGCTCCAGCAGTTCCCGATCGCCACGGTGATGAGCCTGGTGGTGATGATCCTGGTCGGTATCTTTTTCGTCTCGGGTGCCGACGCCGCCTCCATCGTGATGGGCACGCTCTCCCAGAAGGGCATCCTCGAACCCGCCAAGTGGGTCGTCATCTTCTGGGGCGTGGTCACCGGAGCCGTGGCCGCGATCATGCTGCTCATCGGCAACGGCAAGGGCGACGCGCTCGCCGGACTCCAGAACCTGACGATCCTGGTCGCCGCGCCGTTCACCGTCGTCATGGTCGGCATGTGCGTGGCGCTGATTCGGGACCTGCGCCAGGACCCGCTGATCGTCCGGCGCGAATTCGGCGTGGAAGCGGTCGAGTCCGCGGTCATCGAAGGGCACGCGAAGTACGCGGGCGACTTCGAGATCCGGATCGGTCCCGGCGGCAGCCAGATCACCACCGGACTCCACGAGGGTCATGAACCGGAACCGGAATCCTCAGGCCCGGCCGGACCGCCGGGCGACGACTGAGGAGGCCCACCGCCCGGCCGGTGCGATGACCGGCCGGGCCGCTCCGCCCCCGGCGCCGACTAGGATCGACACCCTGATGACTGCCACTCTCGTCGCCAAGGACCTCGCCGCCGGACACGGCGACCGCACGCTCTTCGCCGGACTCGACCTCGTCGTCGCGCCCGGTGACGTGATCGGTCTCGTCGGAGTCAACGGCGCCGGAAAATCATCCCTGCTTCGGCTCCTCGCCGGGCTCGACCGTCCGGAGGAGGGCGAGCTGCGGCTATCCCCGCCCACCGCCACCGTCGGCCACCTCCCACAGGAGCCGGAACGGCGCGCGGGAGAGACGGTGCGGGAGTTCCTGGCCCGCCGCACCGGCGTCGCCGGGGCCCAGGCCGCGATGGACACCGCGACCCAGGGCCTCGTCGACGGGGCGCCGGGCGCGGACGACGCGTACTCCGAGACACTGGAACGCTGGCTGGCCCTCGGCGGGGCCGATCTGGACGAGCGTGCCGACGAGGTCGCCGCCGACCTCGGGCTGACCGTCGGCCTCGACCTGCCGATGACCGCGCTCTCCGGCGGTCAGGCCGCCCGCGCGGGCCTGGCCTCCCTCCTGCTGTCCCGCTACGACATCTTCCTGCTGGACGAGCCCACCAACGACCTCGACCTGGACGGCCTGGAGCGGCTGGAACGCTATGTCTCGGGGCTCCGCGCGGGCACGGTGGTCATCAGCCACGACCGCGAATTCCTGATGCGTACGGTCACCAAGGTCCTGGAACTGGATCTGGCCCAGCAGCAGATCAACCTGTACGGCGGTGGATACGCGGCCTATCTGGAGGAGCGCGAGCGCGCCCGCAGGCATGCCCGCGAGGAGTTCGAGGAGTACGCCGACAAGCGTGCGGCCCTCGAAGGGCGCGCTCAGATGCAGCGCTCCTGGATGGACAAGGGCGTCAAGAACGCCCGCCGCAAGGCCACGGACTCCGACAAGCTCGGCCGCAAGTTCCGCAGCGAGTCGAGCGAGAAGCAGGCCGCGAAGGCCCGGCAGACCCAGCGCATGATCGAACGGCTCGATGTCGTCGACGAACCGCGCAAGGAATGGGAACTGCGGATGGAGATCGCCGCCGCACCCCGCTCCGGCTCGGTCGTGGCCACCCTGCGCGAAGCGCAGGCCGTACGCGGGGACTTCGCCTTCGGCCCGGCATCGCTGCAGATCGACTGGGCGGACCGGGTCGCCATCACCGGCGCCAACGGAGCGGGCAAGTCCACCCTCCTCGCCGCACTGCTCGGCCGTCTCCCGCTGGACTCCGGACACGCGACGCTCGGCTCGGGCGTGGTGGTCGGCGAGGTCGACCAGGCACGCAAACTCTTCCACGGTTCGGAGTCGCTCCTGGAGGCGTTCTGTGCGGCCGTACCCGACACCGAACCGGCCGAAGTGCGCACGCTGCTCGCCAAGTTCGGTCTGCGCGCCGACCATGTGATGCGCCCTGCCACGACGCTCTCCCCGGGTGAGCGCACCCGCGCGGCGCTCGCCCTGCTCCAGGGCAGGGGCGTCAACCTCCTGGTGCTCGACGAGCCCACGAACCACCTTGATCTGCCCGCGATCGAGCAGCTGGAATCGGCGCTGGAGTCGTACACGGGAACGCTGCTGCTGGTCACGCACGACCGGCGCATGCTGGAAGCGGTACGGACGACACGGCGGGTCGAGGTGGCGGCGGGAAGGGTGACGGAGGCCTGAGCCCCGCACCGGGTCGGCGGCGGCGGCCCGGTGCCCGGAGGCCCGGACGATCCACCTCTGCCCTGCCCGGCATGCCAAAGAGATCGCGCCTCCCGATCCCGCACCCCCCAAAACCGGGCCATTTCCGACCAATCGCTCACGTGGTCCGGGGTGTACTCACCGGACCTGTGAGGGGGAGGGCGGGAAGGAGGTCACCCGCAGGTGCACCCCTCCCCGCCCCGGTACCGCTATCGCTTCCTGCCGCCCTGATTCGGGTCGGTCAGCCCGGCCCGCCGCAGGGCGTCCGCCATCGCGCTGTTCACCGGCGCCGGCGCCTGACGGGCGGAGCCGCCACCGCCGCCACCGCGCCGGTCACGGTCCTGGCCGCCCTGCCCCTGACGCTGCCGAGGTGGCCGGCCGCCCTGGCCGCCGCGCTCACCCCGTTCACCCCGCTCGCGCCGCTGGCCGCCCTGCGAGCCCGTACCGGCCGCCGCCTCGTCGTCCAGCCGCAGCGTCAGCGAGATCCGCTTCCGCGGCACGTCGACATCCATGACCTTGACCTTCACGATGTCGCCCGGCTTCACGACGTCCCTCGGGTCCTTCACGAACGTCCGCGACATCGCCGACACATGCACCAGGCCGTCCTGGTGCACACCGATGTCCACGAACGCGCCGAACGCCGCGACATTGGTGACGACACCCTCCAGCACCATTCCGGACGCCAGATCACCGATCTTCTCGACGCCCTCCTTGAAGGTGGCCGTCTTGAACGCGGGCCGCGGGTCGCGCCCCGGCTTCTCCAGCTCCTTCAGGATGTCGGTGACCGTCGGCAGACCGAACTTCTCGTCCACGAAGTCGTCGGCCCGCAGCGACCGCAGCGCACCCGTGTTGCCGATCAGCGAGGCGACATCGCTGCCGGTCCGCTTCACCATCGCCCGCACCACCGGATACGCCTCCGGGTGCACGCTCGACGCGTCCAGCGGATCGTCGCCCCGGATGCGCAGGAAGCCCGCACACTGCTCGTACGCCTTCGGACCCAGTCGCGCCACGTCCTTCAGCGCCCGGCGCGAGCGGAAGGGGCCGTTCGCGTCGCGGTGCGCGACGATGTTCTCGGCGAGCCCCGAGCCGATGCCCGACACCCGCGAAAGCAGCGGCGCGGAAGCGGTGTTGACGTCGACACCGACACCGTTCACGCAGTCCTCGACGACCGCGTCCAGCGAACGCGACAGCTTCACCTCGGACAGGTCGTGCTGGTACTGGCCGACACCGATCGACTTCGGATCGATCTTCACCAGCTCGGCGAGGGGGTCCTGCAGCCGCCGCGCGATGGAGACGGCGCCGCGCAACGACACGTCCATGTCGGGGAGTTCCTGCGAGGCGAAGGCCGACGCCGAATACACGGACGCGCCGGCCTCGGACACCATCACCTTGGTGAGCTTCAACTCCGGGTGCTTGTCGATGAGTTCACCGGCGAGCTTGTCGGTCTCCCGGGACGCCGTGCCGTTGCCGATCGCGACCAGGTCGACGTCGTGGGCCTTGGCCAGCCGCTCCAGCGTGGCCAGCGACTGGTCCCACCTGTTCGCCGGGACGTGCGGGTGGATGACATCCGTCGCGACTACCTTGCCGGTCGCGTCGACGACGGCGACCTTCACGCCCGTACGGAAGCCGGGGTCGAGCCCGAGCGTGGCCCGCGTCCCGGCAGGTGCGGCGAGCAGCAGATCGCGCAGGTTCGACGCGAAGACGCGTACCGCCTCGTCCTCCGCCGCGGTGCGCAGCCGCAGCCGCAGATCGATGCCCAGGTGCACCAGGATCCGGGTCCGCCAGGCCCAGCGCACGGTGTCGCCGAGCCACTTGTCGCCGGGGCGGCCGCGGTCGGCCACGCCGAAGCGCCGGGCGACCATGTTCTCGTACGTCGAGGGGCCGGGCGTCTCGGAGGGCTCCTCCGGCTCCATGACCAGGTCGAGGACCTCCTCCTTCTCGCCCCGGAGCATCGCGAGCACCCTGTGGGAGGGCAGTGCGGTGAACGGCTCGGCGAAGTCGAAGTAGTCGGCGAACTTCGCGCCCGCCTCCTCCTTGCCGTCCCGCACCTTGGCGGCCAGCCGCCCACGCGACCACATGCGCTCGCGCAGCTCACCGATCAGATCGGCGTCCTCGGAGAACCGCTCGGTGAGGATGGCACGGGCCCCCTCCAGCGCCGCCGCACCGTCCGCGACGCCCTTGTCGGCGTCGACGAAGGCGGCGGCAGCGGCGAGCGGCTCCACCGACGGGTCACCGAGCAGGCCGTCGGCGAGCGGTTCCAGCCCCGCCTCCCGGGCGATCTGCGCCTTCGTGCGCCGCTTCGGCTTGAACGGCAGATAGATGTCCTCAAGACGCGCCTTGGTGTCGGCGGCCCGGATTTGCGCCTCCAGCGCCTCGTCCAGCTTGCCCTGCTCGCGCACCGAGTCGAGGATCGCCGCCCGACGGTCCTCCAGCTCCCGCAGATACCGCAGCCGTTCCTCGAGCGTGCGCAGCTGCGCATCGTCGAGCATCTCGGTCGCTTCCTTGCGGTAGCGCGCGATGAACGGCACGGTCGACCCGCCGTCGAGCAGCTCGACGGCCGCCTTCACCTGCCGTTCGCGTACGCCGAGCTCCTCGGCGATCCTGCCTTCGATGGACGTCGTCACGGTTCTACCGACTCGCCTTCTCGTACTGGCTCTACTGGCTGTGCTTGCCGGGGCAGGGCCCCTACGCCTGCATTGTGCCGGGTGGCCGGGCGCCGTGTCGCCCGGCCACCCCCGTTGTCGGCCGGACGGCGGCTCAGAGCCTGTCGGCTCTCAGCCCTTGCCGATCAGATCCGCCGGGAACGCGCCCGCCGACGCCGCCGTGAACAGGAACCCGCGCGCCAGCTCGGTCAGTCGCTCCACACCCTCCGCGCCCAGGTGCTCGTACGGGGCCGCGTCCATCCGGTCCGTGGCCTCCTCCAGCTCCGTCCGGAGCGCGACGCCCGCCTCCGTCAACTCGCCCTCGGCGTCCAGGAGTCCGCGCCCGCGCAGCCGCTCGCAGGCCTCGTCCCAGTCGCCCCGGCGCCAGCCCCGGGTGGCGAGCACCCAGCGCGGGGACATCCCCTTGCCGGTCGCCGTGTGGCTGACCAGGGCCTCCAGCGGGTCGAGTCCGGCGGTCAGGAGAGCGGCGAGGTGGCTGTCGCCGCGGTGTTCGCGCAGCAGCGTGCCGGCGTGCCAGTACGCCAGATGCGGCTCTTCGGGCACCGGGAGATCGGCATGGGCGGCGTAGAGCGGCCGGGCGTGTCGGGTGCACGCCTCGGCCGCGCGCAGCGCCAGCCCGGCCGCCTCGGCCAGCTCCGGGGAGGCGATGATCTCCTCGCCCAGCAGTCGCCGCAGGGTGGTGTCGGCGGCGCGCAGCCGGGCGTCCAGGACCGCCTGCGGCGAGGCGACGGACCACACGGCGGGCAGGTGCCGGGCGACGAGGTCGTGGCTGAAGTTGTAGAACGTCGCGGTGACCGTGCCCGGACC from Streptomyces sp. NBC_01591 includes:
- a CDS encoding BCCT family transporter: MSQDEQRTGGRGELPVTADLPGDPARNRHPTTDRVVFGVTAVLTLAFVVWGAIATDSLQDVSSSMLNGLIHNGGWAFMLAASGFVVFALWLAVSRYGKISLGQEGEEPEFRTVSWVAMMFSAGMGIGLMFYGVSEPLAHFTNPPPGTHPADTAEAMQTAMATTLFHWTLHPWAIYAVVGLAIAYSTFRRRRRQTISAVFEPLIGARHAHGGLGRLIDILAIFATLFGSAASLGLGALQIGSGFHELHWKEKTGTGLLVLIIAVLTVAFVASAISGVEKGIQWLSNTNMVLALILSVFVFIAGPTIIVLDLLPTSIAAYFGNLAQLAGRTEATGKGDVAEWLGNWTVFYWAWWISWTPFVGMFIARISRGRTIRQFIGGVILVPSAVSLVWFSVFGGTAINLQEAGKLGNAVTQEAQLFGVLQQFPIATVMSLVVMILVGIFFVSGADAASIVMGTLSQKGILEPAKWVVIFWGVVTGAVAAIMLLIGNGKGDALAGLQNLTILVAAPFTVVMVGMCVALIRDLRQDPLIVRREFGVEAVESAVIEGHAKYAGDFEIRIGPGGSQITTGLHEGHEPEPESSGPAGPPGDD
- a CDS encoding ABC-F family ATP-binding cassette domain-containing protein, which produces MTATLVAKDLAAGHGDRTLFAGLDLVVAPGDVIGLVGVNGAGKSSLLRLLAGLDRPEEGELRLSPPTATVGHLPQEPERRAGETVREFLARRTGVAGAQAAMDTATQGLVDGAPGADDAYSETLERWLALGGADLDERADEVAADLGLTVGLDLPMTALSGGQAARAGLASLLLSRYDIFLLDEPTNDLDLDGLERLERYVSGLRAGTVVISHDREFLMRTVTKVLELDLAQQQINLYGGGYAAYLEERERARRHAREEFEEYADKRAALEGRAQMQRSWMDKGVKNARRKATDSDKLGRKFRSESSEKQAAKARQTQRMIERLDVVDEPRKEWELRMEIAAAPRSGSVVATLREAQAVRGDFAFGPASLQIDWADRVAITGANGAGKSTLLAALLGRLPLDSGHATLGSGVVVGEVDQARKLFHGSESLLEAFCAAVPDTEPAEVRTLLAKFGLRADHVMRPATTLSPGERTRAALALLQGRGVNLLVLDEPTNHLDLPAIEQLESALESYTGTLLLVTHDRRMLEAVRTTRRVEVAAGRVTEA
- a CDS encoding Tex family protein, which encodes MTTSIEGRIAEELGVRERQVKAAVELLDGGSTVPFIARYRKEATEMLDDAQLRTLEERLRYLRELEDRRAAILDSVREQGKLDEALEAQIRAADTKARLEDIYLPFKPKRRTKAQIAREAGLEPLADGLLGDPSVEPLAAAAAFVDADKGVADGAAALEGARAILTERFSEDADLIGELRERMWSRGRLAAKVRDGKEEAGAKFADYFDFAEPFTALPSHRVLAMLRGEKEEVLDLVMEPEEPSETPGPSTYENMVARRFGVADRGRPGDKWLGDTVRWAWRTRILVHLGIDLRLRLRTAAEDEAVRVFASNLRDLLLAAPAGTRATLGLDPGFRTGVKVAVVDATGKVVATDVIHPHVPANRWDQSLATLERLAKAHDVDLVAIGNGTASRETDKLAGELIDKHPELKLTKVMVSEAGASVYSASAFASQELPDMDVSLRGAVSIARRLQDPLAELVKIDPKSIGVGQYQHDLSEVKLSRSLDAVVEDCVNGVGVDVNTASAPLLSRVSGIGSGLAENIVAHRDANGPFRSRRALKDVARLGPKAYEQCAGFLRIRGDDPLDASSVHPEAYPVVRAMVKRTGSDVASLIGNTGALRSLRADDFVDEKFGLPTVTDILKELEKPGRDPRPAFKTATFKEGVEKIGDLASGMVLEGVVTNVAAFGAFVDIGVHQDGLVHVSAMSRTFVKDPRDVVKPGDIVKVKVMDVDVPRKRISLTLRLDDEAAAGTGSQGGQRRERGERGERGGQGGRPPRQRQGQGGQDRDRRGGGGGGSARQAPAPVNSAMADALRRAGLTDPNQGGRKR
- a CDS encoding SCO6745 family protein — encoded protein: MSTLPPRAGRRCHNAINPLHSTVYFSPDLGKELGELGIDDSNAAYFAARSAAMGAVGPGTVTATFYNFSHDLVARHLPAVWSVASPQAVLDARLRAADTTLRRLLGEEIIASPELAEAAGLALRAAEACTRHARPLYAAHADLPVPEEPHLAYWHAGTLLREHRGDSHLAALLTAGLDPLEALVSHTATGKGMSPRWVLATRGWRRGDWDEACERLRGRGLLDAEGELTEAGVALRTELEEATDRMDAAPYEHLGAEGVERLTELARGFLFTAASAGAFPADLIGKG